From one Lolium rigidum isolate FL_2022 chromosome 4, APGP_CSIRO_Lrig_0.1, whole genome shotgun sequence genomic stretch:
- the LOC124706748 gene encoding lysophospholipid acyltransferase LPEAT1-like: MAADGDAPAELDSATRRDEAAAKPLLSPPSAAPAAAPTAGAPETLEELDRRYAPYARRDAYGPMGRGPLGPAEAARLAVAAALLLPLRVVAAVLLLVAYYLVCRVCTLGVEEERQGAEGPGDGYARLRGWRRDAVVRCGRNLARAMLFVFGFYRIRVDHRRVAHAEDEDTGKSEYLGRPGAIVSNHVSHLDILYHMSSSLPSFVAKRSVARLPLVGLISKCMGCIFVQRESKASDFKGVSGAVTERIQRAHRQKDSPMMLLFPEGTTTNGDYLLPFKTGAFLAKAPVRPVILRYPYKRFSPAWDSMDGARHILLLLCQFANYLEVVHLPVYYPSEQEKDDPKLYASNVRKLMAVEGNLILSDLGLADKRVYHAALNGNSLPSALHHKDD, from the exons ATGGCTGCCGACGGCGACGCCCCCGCCGAGCTCGACAGCGCCACCCGCCGCGACGAGGCCGCAGCCAAGCCGCTCCTCTCCCCGCCCTCCGCGGCCCCCGCCGCCGCACCCACGGCCGGGGCGCCGGAGACCCTCGAGGAGCTGGACCGGAGGTACGCGCCGTACGCGCGGCGGGACGCCTACGGGCCGATGGGCCGCGGGCCCCTGgggccggcggaggcggcgcggctggccGTCGCCGCGGCCCTGCTCCTCCCGCTCCGGGTCGTGGCCGCCGTGCTCCTGCTCGTCGCCTACTACCTCGTCTGCCGCGTGTGCACGCTcggggtggaggaggagcgccAGGGGGCCGAGGGCCCGGGGGACGGCTACGCGCGCCTCCGGGGATGGAGGCGGGACGCCGTCGTGCGCTGCGGCCGCAACCTCGCGCGCGCCATGCTCTTCGTCTTCGGCTTCTACCGGATCCGCGTGGACCACCGCCGCGTCGCCCATGCCGAG GACGAGGATACTGGCAAGTCTGAATATTTGGGAAGACCAGGGGCAATTGTATCTAATCATGTATCACATTTGGATATTCTGTATCACATGTCATCTTCTCTTCCAAGTTTTGTTGCTAAG AGATCAGTGGCCAGATTGCCCCTAGTTGGTCTCATAAG CAAATGCATGGGTTGTATTTTTGTTCAGCGAGAGTCTAAAGCTTCGGATTTCAAAGGTGTTTCAG GTGCTGTAACTGAAAGAATCCAGCGAGCTCATAGACAAAAAGACTCTCCAATGATGCTACTCTTTCCTG AGGGTACAACTACAAATGGGGACTATCTCCTTCCGTTCAAGACAGGAGCCTTTCTTGCAAAAGCACCAGTACGGCCAGTCATTTTAAGATACCCATACAAGAGATTTAGTCCAGCATGGGACTCCATGGATGGG GCACGCCATATATTGCTGCTCCTTTGTCAGTTTGCAAACTATCTAGAGGTTGTCCATTTGCCTGTGTACTATCCTTCTGAGCAAGAAAAAGACGATCCAAAGCTGTATGCAAGTAATGTACGGAAATTGATGGCAGTGGAG GGAAATTTGATTCTTTCAGATCTTGGACTAGCGGATAAGAGAGTGTACCATGCAGCCCTGAATGGTAATAGTCTACCTAGTGCCTTACATCATAAAGATGATTGA